A single region of the Ptychodera flava strain L36383 chromosome 9, AS_Pfla_20210202, whole genome shotgun sequence genome encodes:
- the LOC139140841 gene encoding uncharacterized protein, which produces MVGRNIKAKAFAWITISCTLAVFLTVWSLTSHQKENTSLTKQYQIISTSREKNKRKSREEELQKERLYAIFNRFPWLNRKLFSPNYFMSAGNSTDATVKPRIKDPTFIFVHNQKSGGTTLKKCIDRVTTEKKMAKYVGVYDRVVSQVIRKVNLQQNRSKFYAGENTFEMCDEFNRWNCSYFTLIRDPYERLISCHEFCKHALKDPLCAASDARKLTLKEWALHQGSYFFRQLQFKPTYVCSGKIMRENIAPKIKRAKYLGRNAVRPPCWYRHKLFLDDALNDTEKEALLNYFLDNLKNWFTVIGITEEYRTTLGLLQQAYDLPFQDLCRNLISKKGLYKVNGTRASPKSKQELIQKRKAELQADPEINRALYYDIKIYEKAREIFEEEKKQYFSMIGLGNH; this is translated from the exons ATGGTTGGAAGGAATATAAAAGCAAAAGCGTTTGCATGGATTACCATATCGTGCACCTTGGCTGTCTTCCTGACAGTTTGGTCGTTGACTTCACATCAAAAGGAAAACACATCTCTCACGAAACAATACCAAATTATATCAAC GTCACgtgaaaaaaacaaacgaaaGAGCCGTGAGGAAGAACTGCAGAAAGAACGGCTTTATGCCATCTTTAATAGGTTTCCCTGGTTAAACAGAAAACTGTTCTCTCCAAATTATTTCATGAGCGCCGGAAACAGCACAGACGCAACTGTAAAGCCCCGCATCAAAGACCCGACCTTTATATTCGTCCACAATCAaaaatcaggaggtacaacccTGAAAAAGTGTATCGACAGAGTGACAACTGAGAAGAAAATGGCCAAGTATGTTGGTGTATACGACCGTGTCGTGTCACAGGTCATCCGTAAGGTCAATCTACAGCAAAACAGAAGCAAGTTTTACGCGGGCGAGAATACATTTGAGATGTGCGACGAGTTTAACCGTTGGAACTGTTCCTACTTTACTTTGATCCGGGATCCTTATGAGCGTCTGATATCTTGTCACGAATTTTGCAAACACGCTCTCAAGGATCCGCTCTGCGCCGCCAGCGACGCACGCAAGTTGACGTTGAAAGAGTGGGCTCTACACCAAGGAAGTTACTTTTTCCGCCAGCTGCAATTTAAACCGACATATGTGTGCTCAGGTAAAATCATGCGCGAAAACATAGCCCCCAAAATTAAAAGAGCGAAGTATCTCGGACGCAACGCCGTTCGTCCACCTTGCTGGTATCGACATAAGCTGTTTCTAGATGACGCCCTCAACGACACGGAAAAGGAAGCTCTGCTGAATTATTTCTTAGACAATCTGAAGAACTGGTTTACAGTGATAGGAATAACGGAAGAGTACAGAACGACTCTAGGTTTGCTGCAGCAGGCCTACGATTTGCCATTTCAAGATTTGTGTAGGAACCTTATTTCGAAGAAGGGTCTGTATAAAGTTAATGGCACACGTGCTTCTCCCAAATCAAAACAAGAACTAATCCAAAAACGAAAAGCTGAGTTACAAGCAGACCCTGAAATAAACAGGGCTTTGTACTATGATATAAAGATATACGAAAAAGCCAGAGAAATATTTGAGGAAGAAAAGAAACAGTACTTTTCAATGATTGGATTGGGAAATCATTAG